DNA from Brachionichthys hirsutus isolate HB-005 unplaced genomic scaffold, CSIRO-AGI_Bhir_v1 contig_1023, whole genome shotgun sequence:
agcacgTATTTCTGACACGACCGGGCCTGAACCAGGACCTGACCACGGACCTGCTGGAGAAGTGTCAAAACCCTGACAAGCTGAAGGTCAACCTGGTGATAGAGGACGACGAGATGGAGGTGAAGCATCAGTCAACCTTGTGGCATGAGCCATAGCTAGAACTTCATCGTCCTTAGATCCAATCAGTTAGAATCTAGTACAGatttaatatattatttcattctaaaacattttatttgactgaaACCTTTGGTTCATTTAATTCCAGATTGCAGGTAAAACTCGAGCCTTTTTAGCCAACTCAGCGATCTTCTATCACTCGACTGATCAAATGAATCGCTGCATGCGTTTTCTCATTGCCTTCAGGTGTTGGAGCCAGCGTCGCTAAAGAGGATCCAATCTGTCAGCAAACACAAACGGGCCGAGAGGGCACACTCCGATTTGAGCTGTAAGAAAAGGCACAACTTATCATGTTAGCTGCTCtaaacattttgaattttttgtgttttcttaacAAGTATAGAGTGAAAAAGTAGAATCAAAAAGTATTCGTCaacatttgtctttttgctttctttttccgATTCAACTGTTCATACATGCAGGGAATTTTACCCTGAATTTTCTTAAATTTAATGGAAAATGTactataaatattgcaaatacaGTGTATAAGATCAGTTTGTGGTAATACTAAAATATTGTTGTATATAAATCCATGTAGTTCCGTTGTTTGCTCTTCATCCTTACTACTAACTAGTGATAAATGAAGCGTCATTCCTGCAGTGCCATTTTTCTCTGATCCTGGTCTGTTATTTGTTAAGTTATATTTGTTTCATCCCTGAACACTGAACAAGTTTGATCCATCAGAGCTTCTGTTCAAGCTTCGCTTTGAATGAAATCTTTTTCTTGTGGTTGTCCAGTGGAACAGGTCTGCACTCAAAGGCCTCTGAGGAAGCAATCGCCAAATGCAACGGTACTGTGTGTACAGCAAATGTGTACATATacgtataaatatatacatccATATAGTACACACATGTATCATACATGCTTCAAAAGTTTAGAAACAGTTTACCGTAAGtttgtaaatgaaaatgcattcaaaataaaaatgtgttgcgTGTATTTTTTGATTTGTACTGTATAGGCTATTCCGGGTGCATATATTCCTACTGCACATGCTTTCAGATGTCCATACTTACATGTATATACTGTAGTAAAAACAAGTAAAGAACCACCACACGTGATACTGGTATGGTACTTGCTCCTCTCTTGTGTTTAAATATTCCATGTGGTTTTCTGACAGTTAATGGCTTCACCGACACGAACCAGGAATAGCACGAGTCCAGTGAGGTAACTGGGTCGCCAGCCACTATCACCAACAAGCAAGGCTGATTCAAATACCTCacccctcctttctctctccctatCAGAGATCAGGACACGTCCGATGATGACTATGACGATGTGGCTATGTAAggaaacaaaaatgtcttcttatTTTCTGATGTTACTTTACATGGGCACCACCTCATAGGTATTCGTTAATGTCCTGTCCTATAAGTTCAGCAGTTTGGACTAACGTGTACTCTCTGTGTTTTTCCCACCTCAGCCCTACATTACAGCGCAACAGCCCTCATTCTACGTACAATCTCATCCTCCCCGATCATGGTgacccacctcctcttcctccaaagGTGAATGCTGATGGGGTATAAATCACAATCACATTATTTGAAAGTTTTGTCCAAACTATGTTCCCATCTTGTTGGcgagaaaacatttattttcagctgTAGCTCAGGAGTCCTGAATGCAAAAAGCACTCAGAACGTCTATCTGCCTCTCTGTGTGCAGCCCAACGTCCGGGCAAGCTCAGAGGAATGCTTAGTAGGGGGGAATGATCCAACGAGGAATCCCTGCTCTCTGTACgccccctcccctctgatccggacTTCCAGTTGGACAGATGTCCGAACTGGGCAACAGTCACACTCAGGTGAGCCGCTTCATGGTCAGCAACTGAAGGACCGACATACCAGCACTCACAGCGATTTCCCAATGGCAGCGAACATTAATGAGCTGATTGAGCGCCTCATTGTGTGTTAACGTGCGTGTGCAATCCAGATCCTGCATCGACTGCGGTCCAGCTGAATGACGGCCCATTGGCGCACCCTCCTCCTGACCTCCCGCCTAAGGGCAGACGCAGACGGCAGCACAAATCAAAGGTACAACTGAGGACAAAACAAAGTATCTAGGATTGTCCTCTGTGTTGAAGAACTATCCCCAGACATAGAAGCGTGTTGAAATGAGAACAGAAACCTAATGCAGCCGCGTGTTTTCTTTCAGAGGGGTTAGTAACTGCATTTCCTCTTTGATTTTCCACTTCTTCTCGCCAAGATATTCATACGACACACCCATGCAGTTTAATTTGTGTTCTCAGGAACCTGCTGAAAGTGTCAGCCCCAGCAGGAAGAAGCCCCCCGTGAGTCCTCCTCCcaccccgtgtgtgtgtgtgtgtgtgtgtgtgagagagagtgtgtgtaggtgtgtgtgtgtgtgtgtgtgtgcaatgttACCAACGGAAAGCTATCAGTTCATCAGTATTAATATCTTCAGTTGATCTGAAATCAACGTAGAAATGTATAAATGAAGTGAAATGCGACACTACAGTCAGTTCATGTTAattttataaagtataaaggaATTAAGATCGCTCCAAACATTTACGGGTATTGATCAATGTGATTCCATGATTCCCTTATACTATATGCGTCAGCTGTTTTTAAGGAAGCGTGAAGAGTCATAACCGATGACATCAGAAAACGCTAATTAAGCAGACAGAGAGGTGACGGGGGAAACGTCTACAGCAGGATCCATGAACGCTAACGTTTCCATCGGCTAGCTCAGCAGGTAGAGCATCAGACAGGGTTCAAGTCCAGGTGACATCCTGGGCACTGCCCTTCAGCAAGGCACCTAACAGCTCCCATGTGGCCGTCCTCCACCTCTTTGCTCCGTCATTCTCTCCATTGCATGCGGAtaggatctgtgtgtgtgtgtgtgtgtgtgtgtgtgtgtgtgtgtgtgtgtgcgcataaAGAGAATTTCCCCACTGAGAGATAAACAAAGAGTCTTTCTCACATGTAACTATTTTCACGTTGTTGTTATCTTGTATCTATTTCTATTGACTGTTCTGatttctatttctgtttttattgttgtctgTTTTACGTTGCTTTGTGTTCTGTTGGCTGCACAACTATTTTCCCCTCGGGGATGATTAAAATGATCTTTGATCACTGGTATAAAGGAGGGAACAAAGTGAATTCTTAAATATCCTCCCTGTGCTCTCCAGGCGTACTTTAAAAAGATCTTCCATGGCTGTCCTCTTAAAATAAAGAGCACTACAACCTGGGAAAACCCGTCTTCTAAAGGTCGTATTATTGAATAGCGAGGCTGGTGAATGTCCCGCTCTGTTCGGTTTCTCTGAGCAGCTTGTGTGTCGTCTCTCACACAGACCAGATCCTGATACTGGGAGCAGAGGAAGGAATCTACATTCTGAACCTCAACAGCACCGAGGCCACGATGGAGCTGGTAGGATTCATCGGATAAAAACCCGTCTTTGGCTtgaaaacaaattcaatttTGCTGAgctttaaataattatttttatttttctgttcatgtttattttttgtgtttttggcccatttttttttctcttgagaCTGTTGTTACAAACCTAGAAGCACATGTTGAGGAATTCAGTCACGGCAGACAGACGAGCTGCAACATACCAAAACTCTGAACAAACACCTTCTACGAAAACGTGAAAATAAAAGCGCAGTGAATAAACCAAAATCCCGTTTCTCTTTCAGTTGTATCCTGGAAAGTGTTCGTGGGTCTACACCATTAATAATGTCCTCATGTCTGTATCAGGTAAAGGAACTACTAGCCTGGATGATGTCTGCTTCTCTGTATCTAACTCCATTTTCCTCTCAGCATGTTGGTTGCCAGACTTTTGTTCTTTCATAATCTGGAAACCAACTGTGGCATTAGTGAGGAGGAAATCTACATAAAAACTTACATTTTCATCTCAAATGTATCCTCTGTCCGCAATATCATTACTGCTACGActatattactactactactaataacataattttatattattattcaaCAGTCAGCAGGTGAGAGACCCAATCTGTTTCTGAGATACATTTGTGACAACTTCTGCTGAaggaattaaattattttagacTTTTGTTGCTGCAAGTCACCAAATTTGATTCCCATGGATTTGTCTGTGAAGGCTTTGACATGTCATCATCGTTCATCATTGGGtaacagaaaatgacatttgaacATCTCTGGGATCGACCCGACTGACTTCTCCTCATGCAGCTAACAAGCTCTTCCTTCTTCCAGCCATTGAAACAATTGAAATGCCGAACAAGGAAGGCAATAAAAGCCATTTTCACCTGCATCTTATTTGCAGGTAAATCCTCACAGCTTCACGCTCATTGTCTGAAGGAGTTGTACGAGCAGGCTGGAAGAGACCAGAGGATGGTGGCCTTACCGACCCACAGACTTTTACCAAAGTAACTCTACACTCTCATTGTTTTTTCAATTTCTATCTCTTCCTCGTGattgatttgaatattttttttttccatctgttcattaaaatagaaaacatgTATTCTGTCTTCAGGAAAAATGCATTGACATGTAAAATACCTAATACTAAAGGCTGCAAGTCCTGCTCAGCCGGTGAGAGAATAAACAGTGCTTCTTATTTTTGTCATAAATAGCATTAAAATAATGCATTCATTCCGCACACGGCTGAAGctccggggtggggggggagttttTACGCTTCGTCTttgtctcctgtcctgcagcaggtaACCTGCAGCGAGACTGTGTGTTCCTGTGCTGCGGGCTGGAGTccagtgtgatgctgctgcagtggtACGAACCGTTGCACAGGTTCATGCTCATTAAGGCACGTACCTGAAGCCCTGTCCTAAGGGGACTAAAGTCTACGCTGTATTTTGGGTGAAtcagtgtgtgcatgttatTAAGGCAGTTGTGTTTGTGaagtcaaacaaaaacagaagtgaGGAAAACAAATTTGGTTTCTCCCAGGCATTGCCAGTTTCAGGCTGCAGATATTTAACCGTGTGTCACAGTCAGCGTAAGAAACTTGGAACGTTTCcctagatttatttatttgatgtcaTTTTTACTGTGGTCAGTTAATGAAATGCAAGTTAATATCGCTCTTCCAAGTGAGATGTGTAGTATGCATCTTCAGGAAAAAGCCCAGCTTTTACCCTTCCTTTAAAGTTTATAGATGTTTTGGACTGAAGGTATCAAAAGAGTGAGCAGAAAGGAACTGCATAATGTGATGATGGAAAAGCCATGAATGttaaatagaaatgtatttatgatgaTACTGAGGAAATACAGTGTATGCAAATTGAGATCATATACATTCTGACACAGCAGGACTTTCAGTTTGCACCATCCATGACGATTAACCCTGTCGACAGCTTATAAAATTACTTGGCAAAGGACATAAAGCATTTTATGGCCACCATTACATTTGTGACCCTGCTTCCTTTTCTGCTCTGCGTGAGTTAAAGAAGACGTAAAGTCACGCTTGCCTCTCCTCCATGCTTTGCAGCATTTTGAATTCCCGCTGCCCAATCCTCTGCGTGTGTTTGAGATGGTGGTGGCGCCCCAGCAGGAGTACCCGCTGGTGTGCATTGGCGTCTCTCGAGGTCCCAGCACTAACCTGCCAGTCACTGTCGAATACATCAACCTGAACTCCAACACATCCTGGTTCACCAACTCTGGCCTGGGTGCGTTTCAACTGCATTATTACAACTGTTATAAACGCTTTAGAGTAGAACATTCCACCGCACTACACCGTGATGTGAATTTGCAGCAGACCTTCTTGACtaatttccttcttcttcttttgtgtgtgtgtgtgtgtgtgtgtgtgtgtgtgcgtgtgtgtctgtgcttggTCTTACAGAGAAACCTTGCCCAGAAGTAGTTCAGGTCAACCAGCTGGACAGCAGCTCACTGCTCATTCTTATAGAAAGTAAGACGTTTCATTTAACAACTGCTATTGCTATTAAAGGTCTTACATTGCAGAGCGACGCACGTAACCACACAAATATCTCTACTTGCTTATGTTTTACATGCGGTGGCACATGACATGTACAAacatttctgctttttaaattcagattacatatatatttttagtagCATCATTTAGAGAATTCTTGGCATCAATATGTGACAATGGTGTAATCCCAAATTATAAGCAAGGATCCTCTTCATTCTTTACTTCTTGGTCCATTTGAGTTCTGATGTAAATCCAGATTTTGAGATAATACTAACCCTATTGTTATTTACGTCACATTATAAATGATCACAGTACCATTGTTTGATGGGATCAATCACGGGAATCCTGGACTGAAGACTAATGGCTACGTTTTAGTAGCCATTAGCCAACACAAACCCTGTCTTTCTCAGAGTCAGTCCATATAGTTGGTCTCGGAGGGGAGCTGAAGAGCAACAAGACCCTACGACAGGATGCCCCCTTGCCTCGTGATGTTGAGTCTATAGGTGAGAACAGGCACCAGTGACGTAGTGAGAGATCACACCCCAGTATTGATGCCGTCCATCTGGCTCTCCAGTCTATTTTGAGGACACACTGCTGACAGTGTGGCGGCATGGCTGGCAGAGAAGGAGACACGGTTTCACCGAGGTACTTGAGGAAACCTCTGACCCCAGGAAGATCTACAGGCTGGTGCAGTCAGACAAGTATGTCTTTACTCGCTCCTGTGGCGTTAACAGCCGGCTTTATCGCCGGCGCCGCTCCTTTCTTTCCGTTTGGACCTGAGGGCTTTTGTTGCTACTTGCAACCATCCAGCACGGCGTCGGTTTCTTACAAACAATCGTTGAACACGTCACCCCGTCTAGGTCAGCAAGGCTGTAACAGGCTGAAGGCTGACACCAGCGGTGGGAAATGAACATGATAACGATCGCCGTTTGTAGTTAGCGCTAAAACCAAACGGCAGCCGACGCAGTCAGGAACGTTTGGTCATGCAAGCAAAGTGTTGAACGAATTCACCACTTTACCATCAAAGCTAATGAGAAGGTGGCCGTAGCGGCACCACACCATGATGGCATGCCCTATAAAGTGACCTCCCATGCATTGTTTCACTGAGGATAAGACGCTTTGAAGTCCCTGACCTTGTCACTGCAGGTTGGTCATCTTGGAGACACGGCAGACCACGGATCAGTCGGGGATGTCCAACCTCTACATCCTGGAGATTGCTCAGAAATTTGTCATGCTGTCCTGACTTTCCTGTCTATTGTGGGCGACTCATATCTATCTGCTTCGACTCAGAACCTCCATCCGCCATCGTTATCTATGGCTGGCATGGATATCACAGCCTTGGTATTTACTTTGTAGATAGTAGATGGGCTTCAAATCCATGCTGCCGAAGAGGATTCTTGTGCTGAAAGTCGTCCCCCTTCATCTTGGACTGTCAGGTCTGATTCATGCTGAAGTGGAGTTGGTATGATCGACAATAACCAAAATGTTGACGTACCACTCTGACTCTGCCACAATGACAATTAGAGCAGCAGCCGGAACTGATGAGCCTGAGATGCAGGCCTTCTTCAAGATGCCACACAGAAGATTAAAGGACCGGAACAAGGCTGTGATTCTCACGGTGGTTTTGGATTTGGGAGTGTTGGGTTAAAATGTACCGTTTTTACTGCTGTTGAGTTGTAATAAAAGTGGAACACACAAGATGAGGTGAATGTTCATGCAGTTCCATACAATTAGGCCtgtcagagagagagtgtgtgagagaggcagaaagacgTCATGTTTAACTGTGTTGGTTAATAAAGCTTCAGCTACTCAGCTAGTCTGGAGAGTCCCTCCTTTAGCAATGCTGCACTTTAGTTTAACTTTCTCTGGAAATTAACCCCGGAGGGAGAAGCAGCCTTCCGCCCTGGAGAGGGGAGATCTCCCCGAGTTCCCCAACCACGGTTCTGAGACAAGAACCGGAAAGTTTAACATCTAGAACAGCATTGAATCCAGTTACCAGTACACATTCACCAGTTACCAGTACACATTCaccagggcgttcattatctcctcaatATTGACTAGATTTCAAGCTGACTCGCTCAGAGTGACCCTCgtctattaatgacacaagatcgcagcagcgccgtgataatcacttcacttcacttttattgttttgtccctcggagggcaatttggtttaaagcagttccacacactttctacaacgtttaagggacatgtaagacaagagttaagagcagcatcgttgtaaaggTGCATAGTATCcatgataaaaacagtgcaaacatgcaaaccGGTTACTTCCATACATAAACACAGGCagggtcacctcctttctgtgtcattcagggccctgatggagagtgggacaaaagagaacTTATATCTATTTTTAGTGACCCGGGGAGTGCCAGTCGGTGTCAGCGATCATTCAataagtgtatatatatatatatcggagtttgaaatatatatatcagcgttgGGTCAATATATATCAGCTTTCCATACATCGGTGttcggaatatatatattggcgttcagtccatattctcaaacttcactttttataataatttcctgaacggcttgccatgatatatatatatatatatatagttaagAGATTCTATCAAAGCTCTAAGCGATGCTCTTGCCACTGGGGGGGTCAAGTGAATCAGGTTGGGGGGGGACGCATGCCCCCTCTTTACCCACCGACACGTTCGCTGGAGTgcgcggcagcggcagcggcagcgggcGACGCGCACACGGACGCTCTTTAGTCTTTACGCACGGCGGATGGACGGCGGCAGGGACGCGGTGGAAGATGCTGTTCACGCCGAGCCACAGAGGCTTCCTCCCGCGGATCATCGGACAGGTTGCGGCCGCTGCTGGTGTAAAATGACCTGCCGGAGACTGGGCGTGCTGGTCGGCCTCGCTGAgctcggctgctgctgctcgccttCCACTCGCCCGTTTCTCTTCTAGTACTTTTTgacttgttttattatttccagGTCAAAAGCTCAGTTTCCTGTGCGGCTTGTTTGTACTAAAAATGGCCGGAGATGGCGGCACTCTGAAGGATATCAATGAGATTAAATCCCAGTTCCGGACTCGAGAGGGCTTCTACAAGCTGCTCACCCTCTCAGACTCGCAGCAGCGGGGCGGGCTGCCGCGGGGTCCGTCCGCCGGAGCCACGCTGGGCCCGGGGGCTGGACCCGGTCCGATACCCGGCGGAGGGGTCGGGCTGCTGCAAGGGCCCGgggctgcagccgccgccgccgcgtcgtCTTCTTCCAATGCAGCAGCCAACTCGTCTCCGGCGGGCTTCCTGCCACCTGTCCGGGTCTCCATGGTCAAGCTCCAGCCGGAGGACCCGGGCGAGGAGTCGGAGCGGGTCTGCTTCAACATCGGCAGGGAGCTGTATTTTTACACGTATACCAACATCAAGAAGGTGAGCTAGCCCGATGCTGGGCAGATCGACGCTCTGAACGGCCAgccttagcttagcatgctagccCGATGCTGGGCAGATCGACACTCTGAATGGCCAgccttagcttagcatgctagccCGAACTGCTGGGCAGATTGATGCTCTGAATGGCCAgccttagcttagcatgctagccCGAACTGCTGGGCGGATTGACGCTCTGAATGGCCAgccttagcttagcatgctagccGCGCTGTTAATTTGATACCGTTAGCTCCGGAGCCTGCTTTGCTGGTCGTGCTGCACAGAACAAGGACACGCTCGCCTTTATTTCAGGTTTTTAATGCGATGATTTCGGATGAATGAAGGACGAGATGTGCATCACTTTTAGACCGATGCGCACCGTCAGCGGTCAGTCCGACCGGAAACCGACGGGACTTGTGACAGATGTTCGGTGTCTTTTAAATTCAGGAGCACCGCGTGGTTTCTCCTCTGGTGCGCTTTGCTCGCGTTGAAGAGAAgtcttgtttatttgttcttttgtttacccccccccccccccctccgtttgttgttgttgtcccttATTGGAGTAAAGGAAACATTCACGTAAGCACTGTGATCAGACTTCGACTTTTTTGCTGTTTAATCAATCAACTAAATGGAGGCAAACCgtcacgtgtttttttttttttactccaccGCGTGTAACTCCTTAAACTGTACAGACGCTGCAGCAGAGTAGCTGCATATTGGTTTGTTCTACTAGACTCCAGGGAAGCAGTGTTATCGTCATTGTTCTTAGTATTGCTGACATGCACCAGGGATTTATAAAATACTTCCTGCTGGCTGCACCACTTGCTTCTCATTAATAAATGATAATGAGCCAAGAAAAAAGAGTTTTTCACCCATCATTgatggaatatatattttaatatttttaaaatggcGAGCCTTCCCCTTCACTGCACGTCACCAGTCACACTTTTCTGGGTCATGTTGGGTTTACGCTTGTTAGCGCTGCTCATTTGGTTTGTCTTCATGGCTTATTTAAATTGGCTTGTGCCGCCGCCGTGGACTCACGGGCTGCTGCAAATCATTGATGTGAAAATGTACAACATCCAGTATATTGCAACGCAAATAAATATCATTGATTACGTATTGCTTTGTCTGTGGGTGTATTCGGCGCAGGGTAACTTTACTACTGCAATATCCTTTGGGATTTTATAATTTCTTAAATCGTGGAACCTCAAAAGGAGCCATCATTGCTGCCAGTGCGGtgattaatataaaaataacataattGTCTTTCCCATTTAGTCATTTACTCCTGGCATTACATTAAAATCTGCATCCACGTACATTATCTAGAAAGGACTGACctggtgtttgtgtttacacCTGGATGCAGAACCTGTAAATGGGCTTGTTCCTATAATCAGAATGGATATGAAGGCGGGTTCTCCCCCTCCGGGTTCGTACTCTGATACCTGCATCAGTCAGTTTTAATCCTCTACTTCCCTTTATACATGTATATCATAAAATGTTCAACAGAACAGTGGTCATCCTCAGAAAGCCCTCAGACACGACCCGTCAGTGGGATCGCAGCTGCTCGACCAACAGCAACGTCTGGAAATACTCCTGCAGCCTTGTTGCTTTCTGTCGG
Protein-coding regions in this window:
- the LOC137915036 gene encoding mitogen-activated protein kinase kinase kinase kinase 5-like, coding for MDRTALDISTRNPQDDFELLVRVGGGTYGEVYKARDKQSGDLAAIKIIKMEPEDDFSVIQQEIIIVKSCRHPNIVKYFGSYIRSNKLWICMEFCGGGSLQDIYHTTGSLTEPQIAYVCRELLKGLDYMHSQRKIHRDIKGANILLNDQGEVKLADFGVSAQITATLARRMSFIGTPYWMAPEVAAVEMKGGYNELCDIWSVGITAIELAELQPPLFDVHPLRVLFLMSKSSYQPPKLKDKSKWSSMFYNFVKSMLVRNPKKRPSASKMLSHVFLTRPGLNQDLTTDLLEKCQNPDKLKVNLVIEDDEMEVLEPASLKRIQSVSKHKRAERAHSDLSLEQVCTQRPLRKQSPNATLMASPTRTRNSTSPVRDQDTSDDDYDDVAIPTLQRNSPHSTYNLILPDHGDPPPLPPKPNVRASSEECLVGGNDPTRNPCSLYAPSPLIRTSSWTDVRTGQQSHSDPASTAVQLNDGPLAHPPPDLPPKGRRRRQHKSKEPAESVSPSRKKPPAYFKKIFHGCPLKIKSTTTWENPSSKDQILILGAEEGIYILNLNSTEATMELLYPGKCSWVYTINNVLMSVSGKSSQLHAHCLKELYEQAGRDQRMVALPTHRLLPKKNALTCKIPNTKGCKSCSAAGNLQRDCVFLCCGLESSVMLLQWYEPLHRFMLIKHFEFPLPNPLRVFEMVVAPQQEYPLVCIGVSRGPSTNLPVTVEYINLNSNTSWFTNSGLEKPCPEVVQVNQLDSSSLLILIEKSVHIVGLGGELKSNKTLRQDAPLPRDVESIVYFEDTLLTVWRHGWQRRRHGFTEVLEETSDPRKIYRLVQSDKLVILETRQTTDQSGMSNLYILEIAQKFVMLS